Proteins co-encoded in one Oreochromis aureus strain Israel breed Guangdong linkage group 3, ZZ_aureus, whole genome shotgun sequence genomic window:
- the LOC120438858 gene encoding neoverrucotoxin subunit alpha-like: IDTNTVNTKLQLSDNNRKVTHVEEVQSYPDHPDRFDVLPQLLCRNGLTGRCYWEVEWRGDVFISVSYRSIRRKGGSHCVFGYNDQSWSLECYSGAPQVVRHNNRATPISSSSSSSSSVSNRAAVYVDCPAGTLSFYRVSSDTLIHLHTFNTTFTQTLYPGFMVRFPGSSVSLCDVLSEDLTDHMTLVT, translated from the exons atcgacacaaacacagtgaacacaaagctccaactgtctgacaacaacaggaaggtgacacatgtggaggaggttcagtcatatcctgatcatccagacagatttgatgttcttcctcagctgctgtgtagaaatggtctgactggtcgctgttactgggaggtcgagtggagaggagatgtttttatatcagtgagttacagaagcatcagaaggaaaggaggcagtcactgtgtgtttggatacaatgatcagtcctggagtctggagTGCTATAGTGGTGCTCCTCAGGTTGTCAGGCACAATAACAGAGCAACACCtatctcctcttcctcctcctcctcctcctctgtctctaacagagcagcagtgtatgtggactgtcctgctggcactctgtccttctacagagtctcctctgacactctgatccacctccacaccttcaacaccacattcactcaaactctttatcctgggtttatgGTCAGGTttcctggttcctcagtgtccct CTGTGACGTCCTGAGTGAAGACCTCACTGATCACATGACTCTGGTCACCTGA